A single genomic interval of Lathyrus oleraceus cultivar Zhongwan6 chromosome 7, CAAS_Psat_ZW6_1.0, whole genome shotgun sequence harbors:
- the LOC127102903 gene encoding uncharacterized protein LOC127102903, which yields MTRIGDFPGAPRAQVRQNPSPPPRPDTPVRQQEMADETVEQEYQEFKKIHRVARRPPVVSVDMNQDPDHVVRKIRQETAVGEQNLEAIVERIIVQNEISPGLLRPKYSSPLPDFILQIEFPKGWKVPKFTKFAGDTKEYIVEHVARYQIEAGDIANNEDLKLKYFPSSLTKNVFAWFTTLPP from the coding sequence ATGACCCGAATAGGGGATTTCCCAGGGGCTCCTAGAGCGCAAGTTCGTCAGAACCCCTCACCTCCGCCTCGACCGGACACCCCGGTCCGACAACAGGAGATGGCAGACGAAACGGTCGAACAAGAATACCAAGAGTTCAAAAAAATTCATAGGGTGGCTCGAAGACCTCCCGTGGTTTCAGTTGATATGAACCAGGATCCCGACCATGTGGTCAGGAAGATTCGACAAGAGACAGCGGTTGGGGAGCAAAACCTAGAGGCTATTGTCGAGCGGATCATAGTGCAAAATGAAATAAGTCCAGGCCTACTAAGGCCAAAATACTCTTCGCCTTTACCAGATTTTATTTTACAAATAGAATTTCCTAAGGGGTGGAAAGTTCCAAAATTCACCAAGTTCGCCGGAGATACCAAAGAATATATCGTCGAACATGTTGCCAGATATCAAATTGAAGCTGGAGACATAGCGAATAATGAGGATTTGAAGTTGAAATACTTTCCAAGTTCTCTTACCAAAAATGTGTTTGCATGGTTTACGACGCTGCCTCCATAA